A single Apostichopus japonicus isolate 1M-3 chromosome 11, ASM3797524v1, whole genome shotgun sequence DNA region contains:
- the LOC139976145 gene encoding uncharacterized protein isoform X2, producing MEKERKYVSVEVKYGIHLKVADVRDFMYGLCLELHKRLQKLAMTGRTLTIKLKVRKAGTPREDPKSMGYGMYHNKIRSATLSQETDDLDEIYKECMNILLQMDALPTDIQGVGVQISRLEKRIDNSCTDSTPNLSLQNDADTKSSSKSTNGLRTVSPEGFNLELPSTDNGHSSVFDRKKKPLILNSPHDTGVQTNCSKSNEVRSNMIFVGNETNEGKSLQVQNTQDDLKEVARTQEGNSQILVPQGPLEYRLPRPQVPFDLIPANDHVDGSPYVRSLTNHGKEEAADGGYNLEKKGTSEIPSADAGMLCGSSFQDLGNYMEDSPRCQLQFHSNDSLESNHDDLQNSSKNFDLAVINDTNSKISQGNSSLQRSKDDSNSQRLQEASKPGCLQQYSKSSSSEDVLSVTDSQPCLSLSCQDGLNERNSQGDSNYSSSPTDAIYRSSHDNSSSSSQELSILRNFQDSSNNRCSQVDSNFISSQRNGRESPHLTRLPLRKRSKHLWRNVHPEFLPDFWRKSRYHHLSTWRLEHKQFVNSLQKDKQRRLPGKEKLRALMKTAEMQEDLQERNEHTNSCCSSLPSQTSIIPERDVNSEKLPKERNVIMHIDIDCFFVAVSLLNRPDLIGKPLAVTGPASVQRPRGMDTWLEDSKGAYLEKGILTCAKANSIVNSSREEICQQISLSQRIREDEESGTSEHQVRNGQFVSKEQRLHIGKNIDSEQHLCNQWKENNIEMEDGAKCRKDMTDGARNEDDVSMVVSVGSCQLFNPLAEIASCSYEAREFGVGKGMLLSKAKELCPHLHTVAYDFEGYHRVSKLFYETVASFTSNIEAISCDELYIDVTKTLMETGASPLEFAQLVKDEIFAKTQCTASVGIGSNTLLAKICTQRAKPNGIYLLEEDKVDEFMKRLPVTELKGVGEVTNNKLKSLGISTCAELQRLSLPALQFHFGQKIGQDLYEHCRGQRDQPIRVERKQKVVSATINYGIRFSGFAEALKFVSNLAEAVQKKLKKSGLAGRTITLKLKVRKKDAPDLDPRYLGYGECDNKSRAKTLRQETDDLCIIQRETQNLLLQSKASPRDIRGVAVLMSLLKKVSSSSKRIKSLKDMLIKKGSEVKKTPSLIAERSEVTEPSEMVARKAEAKHFPSSAEKSSTYTNVTTVFQTEQPSSVLHDTANGKLEPVKSPNKTLQLESGFDQQFGHDHPQPASPSSAVVTQDGLSSPLLKPLTMFSPKPDTSKRRNLSTGDLPTENSSSLDPDVLKELPPDILREVLEEERSKVKKAENLVKTFGHVDDLPSFTEIDPTCLDALPAEILGELLSAYRRRVLASEKTPKKSPQNMFEIYKLREKQRELSRARKVRKCVKNSRGKSSVQRSLFEVMNIQSAKVKLRRHSALC from the exons ATGGAGAAGGAAAGGAAGTACGTCTCTGTTGAGGTGAAATATGGCATCCACCTCAAAGTG GCAGATGTGAGGGATTTCATGTACGGACTCTGTCTGGAGCTCCATAAGAGGTTGCAAAAGTTGGCGATGACTGGTCGAACTTTGACAATTAAGTTGAAG GTAAGAAAAGCCGGAACTCCAAGGGAGGATCCTAAATCCATGGGCTATGGCATGTACCATAATAAAATACGAAGTGCGACGCTCTCACAGGAAACTGATGATTTGGATGAGATTTATAAAGAATGTATGAACATATTATTGCAGATGGATGCCCTCCCTACTGATATTCAAGGG GTCGGCGTTCAAATCAGCAGACTGGAGAAGCGCATTGACAATTCTTGTACGGATTCAACTCCAAATTTAAGTCTTCAGAATGATGCAGACACAAAAAGCAGTTCAAAATCTACAAATGGACTTCGGACAGTTTCCCCAGAAGGTTTTAACTTGGAACTACCATCAACTGACAATGGTCACAGCTCAGTTTTTGACAGGAAGAAGAAACCATTAATACTTAATAGTCCGCATGACACTGGAGTTCAGACTAACTGCAGCAAGTCAAATGAGGTAAGAAGTAACATGATATTTGTCGGAAATGAGACAAATGAGGGTAAATctcttcaagtgcaaaatacACAGGATGACTTGAAGGAGGTGGCAAGAACACAGGAAGGCAATTCTCAGATACTAGTGCCTCAGGGGCCCCTTGAATATCGGTTACCCAGGCCGCAGGTACCATTTGACCTTATACCAGCAAATGACCATGTTGATGGTTCTCCATATGTTAGGAGCTTGACGAATCACGGCAAAGAGGAAGCGGCAGATGGTGGATATAACTTGGAGAAGAAAGGTACATCTGAAATTCCATCTGCTGATGCTGGTATGTTATGTGGAAGTTCCTTCCAAGATTTAGGGAATTACATGGAAGACTCACCACGATGCCAACTGCAATTCCATTCAAATGATAGTTTGGAGTCAAATCATGATGATTTACAAAATTCTTCAAAGAATTTTGATCTTGCTGTGATAAATGATACAAATTCCAAAATTTCGCAAGGAAACTCAAGTCTTCAAAGGTCCAAAGATGATTCAAACTCCCAGAGATTACAAGAGGCTTCAAAACCTGGATGCTTACAACAATATTCAAAAAGTAGTAGTTCAGAAGATGTTTTATCTGTAACAGATTCTCAACCATGTCTCAGTTTAAGTTGTCAAGATGgtttaaatgaaagaaattcaCAAGGAGATTCAAATTACAGCAGCTCTCCAACAGATGCCATTTACAGAAGCTCACACGACAATTCTTCTAGTAGCTCGCAAGAATTGTCCATTCTCAGAAATTTTCAGGACAGTTCTAATAACAGATGTTCCCAAGTAGATTCAAATTTCATAAGTTCACAAAGAAATGGAAGAGAATCGCCTCATCTGACGCGTCTTCCTCTTCGGAAAAGATCAAAACATCTTTGGCGTAACGTCCATCCCGAATTTTTACCCGATTTCTGGCGCAAGTCAAGATACCACCATTTGTCCACGTGGCGCTTGGAACACAAACAGTTTGTCAATAGCTTGCAGAAAGATAAACAGAGGAGATTGCCAGGAAAGGAAAAACTGCGTGCTTTGATGAAAACTGCTGAAATGCAAGAAGACCTTCAAGAAAGGAATGAACATACCAACTCATGCTGCAGCTCGCTGCCTTCACAAACCTCAATCATCCCAGAAAGAGATGTTAACAGTGAAAAGTTACCCAAAGAAAGGAATGTGATTATGCACATCGATATAGACTGTTTCTTTGTGGCAGTGAGTCTTCTTAACCGTCCAGACCTTATAGGCAAACCTTTGGCTGTCACTGGCCCTGCATCAGTGCAGAGACCTCGAGGGATGGATACATGGTTGGAAGATTCGAAGGGAGCTTACTTGGAAAAAGGAATTTTGACTTGTGCAAAAGCCAATTCTATTGTAAACAGTTCAAGAGAGGAAATTTGTCAGCAAATTTCTCTCTCTCAAAGAATAAGAGAAGATGAGGAGAGCGGTACATCTGAGCATCAAGTGAGAAATGGACAGTTTGTGAGTAAAGAGCAGAGACTACACATTGGGAAGAACATCGACAGTGAGCAGCATTTATGTAACCAATGGAAGGAAAACAACATAGAGATGGAGGATGGAGCCAAATGTCGAAAAGATATGACAGACGGTGCTCGTAATGAAGATGACGTTAGTATGGTAGTATCGGTCGGAAGTTGTCAACTATTCAATCCATTGGCAGAGATTGCATCCTGCAGTTACGAGGCGAGAGAGTTCGGTGTAGGGAAAGGAATGCTCCTTTCAAAGGCAAAGGAACTTTGTCCTCATCTTCACACTGTGGCGTATGACTTTGAGGGCTATCATAGGGTGTCTAAACTTTTCTACGAAACTGTGGCTAG TTTTACCAGTAATATTGAAGCGATCAGCTGCGATGAGCTGTACATTGATGTAACAAAGACACTAATGGAAACAGGAGCTTCTCCGCTTGAATTTGCGCAGCTTGTTAAGGATGAAATTTTTGCCAAGACACAGTGTACTGCATCTGTAGGTATAG GCTCCAATACCTTACTGGCAAAGATCTGCACTCAGAGGGCTAAACCAAACGGAATTTACCTGCTAGAGGAAGACAAGGTGGATGAATTTATGAAACGCCTCCCAGTAACAGAATTAAAAG GGGTTGGAGAAGTAACGAATAACAAGCTCAAGAGTTTAGGTATCTCAACTTGTGCAGAGCTGCAAAGGTTATCGCTACCGGCTCTCCAGTTTCATTTTGGCCAAAAGATAGGCCAAGACCTTTACGAACACTGCAGGGGTCAAAGAGATCAGCCAATCAGGGTAGAGAGAAAACAGAAGGTAGTCTCTGCGACAATCAACTATGGTATCCGATTCTCTGGG TTTGCAGAAGCTCTCAAGTTTGTATCTAATCTCGCCGAGGCAGTCCAGAAGAAACTGAAAAAGTCTGGCCTTGCAGGAAGGACAATAACATTAAAACTAAAG GTTCGTAAGAAAGATGCACCAGATTTGGACCCAAGGTATCTTGGATACGGAGAATGCGACAATAAAAGTCGAGCAAAAACTTTAAGACAAGAAACAGATGATCTTTGTATTATCCAAAGAGAGACCCAGAATCTTTTACTGCAGTCGAAAGCCTCCCCCAGAGATATACGAGGG GTTGCAGTCCTCATGTCCCTTCTCAAGAAAGTAAGCAGCTCATCAAAACGTATCAAGTCATTGAAGGATATGCTGATCAAGaaagggtcagaggtcaaaaaGACACCAAGCCTGATTGCGgagaggtcagaggtcacagAACCTTCAGAAATGGTGGCTAGGAAAGCAGAAGCAAAGCATTTTCCTTCTTCGGCTGAGAAGTCCTCCACCTATACGAACGTTACAACAGTTTTCCAGACAGAGCAACCGTCATCTGTACTTCATGATACTGCAAATGGAAAGCTTGAACCTGTGAAGAGTCCGAACAAAACTTTACAGCTGGAATCAGGCTTTGACCAACAGTTTGGACACGATCAT CCACAGCCTGCATCCCCCTCCTCCGCAGTCGTAACTCAAGATGGATTATCCTCTCCTTTGTTGAAACCTCTCACTATGTTCAGTCCGAAGCCAGATACAAG CAAGAGGAGGAATCTCTCTACTGGAGATTTGCCGACGGAAAATTCCAGCAGTTTGGACCCAGACGTACTAAAAGAACTCCCGCCTGATATTCTGAGAGAGGTTCTGGAAGAAGAGAGATCGAAAGTGAAAAAAGCTGAAAATCTAGTAAAGACGTTTGGTCATGTTGACGACCTTCCTTCTTTTACAGAG ATTGACCCAACCTGCTTGGATGCATTGCCCGCAGAGATTTTGGGCGAACTGTTATCAGCCTACAGAAGAAGAGTTCTTGCATCGGAGAAAACGCCGAAAAAATCTCCACAGAATATGTTTGAGATATATAAATTGCGAGAGAAGCAGAGGGAGTTGAGCAGAGCGAGGAAGGTCAGGAAATGTGTAAAGAACAGCAGAGGAAAATCATCTGTTCAAAGGAGTCTTTTcgaagtcatgaatattcagtcaGCGAAAGTTAAATTGAGACGACACTCCGCCTTATGCTGA
- the LOC139976145 gene encoding uncharacterized protein isoform X1: MEKERKYVSVEVKYGIHLKVQADVRDFMYGLCLELHKRLQKLAMTGRTLTIKLKVRKAGTPREDPKSMGYGMYHNKIRSATLSQETDDLDEIYKECMNILLQMDALPTDIQGVGVQISRLEKRIDNSCTDSTPNLSLQNDADTKSSSKSTNGLRTVSPEGFNLELPSTDNGHSSVFDRKKKPLILNSPHDTGVQTNCSKSNEVRSNMIFVGNETNEGKSLQVQNTQDDLKEVARTQEGNSQILVPQGPLEYRLPRPQVPFDLIPANDHVDGSPYVRSLTNHGKEEAADGGYNLEKKGTSEIPSADAGMLCGSSFQDLGNYMEDSPRCQLQFHSNDSLESNHDDLQNSSKNFDLAVINDTNSKISQGNSSLQRSKDDSNSQRLQEASKPGCLQQYSKSSSSEDVLSVTDSQPCLSLSCQDGLNERNSQGDSNYSSSPTDAIYRSSHDNSSSSSQELSILRNFQDSSNNRCSQVDSNFISSQRNGRESPHLTRLPLRKRSKHLWRNVHPEFLPDFWRKSRYHHLSTWRLEHKQFVNSLQKDKQRRLPGKEKLRALMKTAEMQEDLQERNEHTNSCCSSLPSQTSIIPERDVNSEKLPKERNVIMHIDIDCFFVAVSLLNRPDLIGKPLAVTGPASVQRPRGMDTWLEDSKGAYLEKGILTCAKANSIVNSSREEICQQISLSQRIREDEESGTSEHQVRNGQFVSKEQRLHIGKNIDSEQHLCNQWKENNIEMEDGAKCRKDMTDGARNEDDVSMVVSVGSCQLFNPLAEIASCSYEAREFGVGKGMLLSKAKELCPHLHTVAYDFEGYHRVSKLFYETVASFTSNIEAISCDELYIDVTKTLMETGASPLEFAQLVKDEIFAKTQCTASVGIGSNTLLAKICTQRAKPNGIYLLEEDKVDEFMKRLPVTELKGVGEVTNNKLKSLGISTCAELQRLSLPALQFHFGQKIGQDLYEHCRGQRDQPIRVERKQKVVSATINYGIRFSGFAEALKFVSNLAEAVQKKLKKSGLAGRTITLKLKVRKKDAPDLDPRYLGYGECDNKSRAKTLRQETDDLCIIQRETQNLLLQSKASPRDIRGVAVLMSLLKKVSSSSKRIKSLKDMLIKKGSEVKKTPSLIAERSEVTEPSEMVARKAEAKHFPSSAEKSSTYTNVTTVFQTEQPSSVLHDTANGKLEPVKSPNKTLQLESGFDQQFGHDHPQPASPSSAVVTQDGLSSPLLKPLTMFSPKPDTSKRRNLSTGDLPTENSSSLDPDVLKELPPDILREVLEEERSKVKKAENLVKTFGHVDDLPSFTEIDPTCLDALPAEILGELLSAYRRRVLASEKTPKKSPQNMFEIYKLREKQRELSRARKVRKCVKNSRGKSSVQRSLFEVMNIQSAKVKLRRHSALC; encoded by the exons ATGGAGAAGGAAAGGAAGTACGTCTCTGTTGAGGTGAAATATGGCATCCACCTCAAAGTG CAGGCAGATGTGAGGGATTTCATGTACGGACTCTGTCTGGAGCTCCATAAGAGGTTGCAAAAGTTGGCGATGACTGGTCGAACTTTGACAATTAAGTTGAAG GTAAGAAAAGCCGGAACTCCAAGGGAGGATCCTAAATCCATGGGCTATGGCATGTACCATAATAAAATACGAAGTGCGACGCTCTCACAGGAAACTGATGATTTGGATGAGATTTATAAAGAATGTATGAACATATTATTGCAGATGGATGCCCTCCCTACTGATATTCAAGGG GTCGGCGTTCAAATCAGCAGACTGGAGAAGCGCATTGACAATTCTTGTACGGATTCAACTCCAAATTTAAGTCTTCAGAATGATGCAGACACAAAAAGCAGTTCAAAATCTACAAATGGACTTCGGACAGTTTCCCCAGAAGGTTTTAACTTGGAACTACCATCAACTGACAATGGTCACAGCTCAGTTTTTGACAGGAAGAAGAAACCATTAATACTTAATAGTCCGCATGACACTGGAGTTCAGACTAACTGCAGCAAGTCAAATGAGGTAAGAAGTAACATGATATTTGTCGGAAATGAGACAAATGAGGGTAAATctcttcaagtgcaaaatacACAGGATGACTTGAAGGAGGTGGCAAGAACACAGGAAGGCAATTCTCAGATACTAGTGCCTCAGGGGCCCCTTGAATATCGGTTACCCAGGCCGCAGGTACCATTTGACCTTATACCAGCAAATGACCATGTTGATGGTTCTCCATATGTTAGGAGCTTGACGAATCACGGCAAAGAGGAAGCGGCAGATGGTGGATATAACTTGGAGAAGAAAGGTACATCTGAAATTCCATCTGCTGATGCTGGTATGTTATGTGGAAGTTCCTTCCAAGATTTAGGGAATTACATGGAAGACTCACCACGATGCCAACTGCAATTCCATTCAAATGATAGTTTGGAGTCAAATCATGATGATTTACAAAATTCTTCAAAGAATTTTGATCTTGCTGTGATAAATGATACAAATTCCAAAATTTCGCAAGGAAACTCAAGTCTTCAAAGGTCCAAAGATGATTCAAACTCCCAGAGATTACAAGAGGCTTCAAAACCTGGATGCTTACAACAATATTCAAAAAGTAGTAGTTCAGAAGATGTTTTATCTGTAACAGATTCTCAACCATGTCTCAGTTTAAGTTGTCAAGATGgtttaaatgaaagaaattcaCAAGGAGATTCAAATTACAGCAGCTCTCCAACAGATGCCATTTACAGAAGCTCACACGACAATTCTTCTAGTAGCTCGCAAGAATTGTCCATTCTCAGAAATTTTCAGGACAGTTCTAATAACAGATGTTCCCAAGTAGATTCAAATTTCATAAGTTCACAAAGAAATGGAAGAGAATCGCCTCATCTGACGCGTCTTCCTCTTCGGAAAAGATCAAAACATCTTTGGCGTAACGTCCATCCCGAATTTTTACCCGATTTCTGGCGCAAGTCAAGATACCACCATTTGTCCACGTGGCGCTTGGAACACAAACAGTTTGTCAATAGCTTGCAGAAAGATAAACAGAGGAGATTGCCAGGAAAGGAAAAACTGCGTGCTTTGATGAAAACTGCTGAAATGCAAGAAGACCTTCAAGAAAGGAATGAACATACCAACTCATGCTGCAGCTCGCTGCCTTCACAAACCTCAATCATCCCAGAAAGAGATGTTAACAGTGAAAAGTTACCCAAAGAAAGGAATGTGATTATGCACATCGATATAGACTGTTTCTTTGTGGCAGTGAGTCTTCTTAACCGTCCAGACCTTATAGGCAAACCTTTGGCTGTCACTGGCCCTGCATCAGTGCAGAGACCTCGAGGGATGGATACATGGTTGGAAGATTCGAAGGGAGCTTACTTGGAAAAAGGAATTTTGACTTGTGCAAAAGCCAATTCTATTGTAAACAGTTCAAGAGAGGAAATTTGTCAGCAAATTTCTCTCTCTCAAAGAATAAGAGAAGATGAGGAGAGCGGTACATCTGAGCATCAAGTGAGAAATGGACAGTTTGTGAGTAAAGAGCAGAGACTACACATTGGGAAGAACATCGACAGTGAGCAGCATTTATGTAACCAATGGAAGGAAAACAACATAGAGATGGAGGATGGAGCCAAATGTCGAAAAGATATGACAGACGGTGCTCGTAATGAAGATGACGTTAGTATGGTAGTATCGGTCGGAAGTTGTCAACTATTCAATCCATTGGCAGAGATTGCATCCTGCAGTTACGAGGCGAGAGAGTTCGGTGTAGGGAAAGGAATGCTCCTTTCAAAGGCAAAGGAACTTTGTCCTCATCTTCACACTGTGGCGTATGACTTTGAGGGCTATCATAGGGTGTCTAAACTTTTCTACGAAACTGTGGCTAG TTTTACCAGTAATATTGAAGCGATCAGCTGCGATGAGCTGTACATTGATGTAACAAAGACACTAATGGAAACAGGAGCTTCTCCGCTTGAATTTGCGCAGCTTGTTAAGGATGAAATTTTTGCCAAGACACAGTGTACTGCATCTGTAGGTATAG GCTCCAATACCTTACTGGCAAAGATCTGCACTCAGAGGGCTAAACCAAACGGAATTTACCTGCTAGAGGAAGACAAGGTGGATGAATTTATGAAACGCCTCCCAGTAACAGAATTAAAAG GGGTTGGAGAAGTAACGAATAACAAGCTCAAGAGTTTAGGTATCTCAACTTGTGCAGAGCTGCAAAGGTTATCGCTACCGGCTCTCCAGTTTCATTTTGGCCAAAAGATAGGCCAAGACCTTTACGAACACTGCAGGGGTCAAAGAGATCAGCCAATCAGGGTAGAGAGAAAACAGAAGGTAGTCTCTGCGACAATCAACTATGGTATCCGATTCTCTGGG TTTGCAGAAGCTCTCAAGTTTGTATCTAATCTCGCCGAGGCAGTCCAGAAGAAACTGAAAAAGTCTGGCCTTGCAGGAAGGACAATAACATTAAAACTAAAG GTTCGTAAGAAAGATGCACCAGATTTGGACCCAAGGTATCTTGGATACGGAGAATGCGACAATAAAAGTCGAGCAAAAACTTTAAGACAAGAAACAGATGATCTTTGTATTATCCAAAGAGAGACCCAGAATCTTTTACTGCAGTCGAAAGCCTCCCCCAGAGATATACGAGGG GTTGCAGTCCTCATGTCCCTTCTCAAGAAAGTAAGCAGCTCATCAAAACGTATCAAGTCATTGAAGGATATGCTGATCAAGaaagggtcagaggtcaaaaaGACACCAAGCCTGATTGCGgagaggtcagaggtcacagAACCTTCAGAAATGGTGGCTAGGAAAGCAGAAGCAAAGCATTTTCCTTCTTCGGCTGAGAAGTCCTCCACCTATACGAACGTTACAACAGTTTTCCAGACAGAGCAACCGTCATCTGTACTTCATGATACTGCAAATGGAAAGCTTGAACCTGTGAAGAGTCCGAACAAAACTTTACAGCTGGAATCAGGCTTTGACCAACAGTTTGGACACGATCAT CCACAGCCTGCATCCCCCTCCTCCGCAGTCGTAACTCAAGATGGATTATCCTCTCCTTTGTTGAAACCTCTCACTATGTTCAGTCCGAAGCCAGATACAAG CAAGAGGAGGAATCTCTCTACTGGAGATTTGCCGACGGAAAATTCCAGCAGTTTGGACCCAGACGTACTAAAAGAACTCCCGCCTGATATTCTGAGAGAGGTTCTGGAAGAAGAGAGATCGAAAGTGAAAAAAGCTGAAAATCTAGTAAAGACGTTTGGTCATGTTGACGACCTTCCTTCTTTTACAGAG ATTGACCCAACCTGCTTGGATGCATTGCCCGCAGAGATTTTGGGCGAACTGTTATCAGCCTACAGAAGAAGAGTTCTTGCATCGGAGAAAACGCCGAAAAAATCTCCACAGAATATGTTTGAGATATATAAATTGCGAGAGAAGCAGAGGGAGTTGAGCAGAGCGAGGAAGGTCAGGAAATGTGTAAAGAACAGCAGAGGAAAATCATCTGTTCAAAGGAGTCTTTTcgaagtcatgaatattcagtcaGCGAAAGTTAAATTGAGACGACACTCCGCCTTATGCTGA